In a genomic window of Curtobacterium sp. MCBD17_035:
- a CDS encoding anthranilate synthase component I yields the protein MDHPHTTARAEFEAMLDGHRVVPVVRALFADSETPVGVYRKLAAGRPGSFLLESAGQGGLWSRWSFVGVRSFGVLTQDGTEARWIDTGIDAERAVGSLEGAPLDVLARLHERWATPRLAGMPPLVGGTVGFIGWEAVRQLEHLPDAPPAEFTVPGQAVAFVSELAAIDHRTGLVLLVASALNDGADDPDAMWADAQARLDRLQRDLVQPSVATVAEAFDVAAPSPSARSTPEEYAAAIERSKRFIRDGDVFQVVISQRFDQPVTADPLDVYRVLRTLNPSPYMYFLSLADTSDEPYWIVGASPEALVRVEDGRAMTHPIAGSRPRGRTTEEDVRLADELLLDPKERAEHLMLVDLARNDLQKVCLPGTVAVTEFMQVERFSHIMHLVSSVEGTIRPGASAIDVFRATFPAGTLSGAPKPRALAIIDELEPAQRGVYGGVVGYFDFAGSADVAIAIRTALIQGGVARVQAGAGLVADSDPATEHVEAQNKAAAPLRAVATANAMRAVRS from the coding sequence GTGGACCACCCGCACACGACCGCGCGAGCGGAGTTCGAGGCCATGCTCGACGGCCACCGCGTCGTCCCGGTCGTACGAGCGCTCTTCGCGGACAGCGAGACGCCCGTGGGCGTCTACCGGAAACTGGCAGCGGGGCGTCCGGGGAGCTTCCTGCTCGAGTCCGCGGGCCAGGGCGGACTCTGGTCGCGCTGGTCGTTCGTCGGGGTCCGCAGCTTCGGCGTCCTGACGCAGGACGGTACCGAGGCGCGGTGGATCGACACGGGCATCGACGCGGAGCGCGCGGTCGGATCGCTCGAGGGCGCGCCGCTCGACGTGCTCGCACGACTGCACGAGCGGTGGGCGACCCCGCGGCTCGCGGGCATGCCGCCGCTCGTCGGGGGCACCGTCGGGTTCATCGGATGGGAGGCCGTCCGTCAGCTCGAGCACCTCCCGGACGCGCCACCGGCCGAGTTCACGGTGCCGGGCCAAGCGGTGGCGTTCGTCTCCGAGCTCGCGGCGATCGACCACCGGACCGGACTCGTGCTCCTCGTGGCGAGCGCCCTCAACGACGGCGCGGACGACCCCGACGCCATGTGGGCGGATGCGCAGGCGCGGCTCGACCGTCTCCAGCGTGACCTCGTGCAGCCGTCGGTGGCCACGGTCGCCGAGGCCTTCGACGTGGCGGCGCCGTCCCCGTCCGCTCGCTCGACCCCCGAGGAGTACGCGGCGGCGATCGAGCGTTCGAAGCGTTTCATCCGGGACGGCGACGTGTTCCAGGTCGTCATCTCGCAGCGGTTCGACCAGCCCGTCACGGCCGACCCGCTCGACGTCTACCGCGTGCTCCGGACGCTCAACCCGAGCCCGTACATGTACTTCCTCAGTCTCGCGGACACGAGCGACGAGCCGTACTGGATCGTCGGTGCCTCGCCGGAGGCCCTGGTGCGGGTCGAGGACGGTCGCGCCATGACCCACCCCATCGCCGGCTCCCGGCCTCGCGGTCGCACCACCGAGGAGGACGTGCGTCTCGCCGACGAACTGCTCCTCGACCCGAAGGAACGGGCCGAGCACCTCATGCTCGTCGACCTCGCGCGGAACGACCTCCAGAAGGTGTGCCTGCCCGGCACCGTCGCCGTCACCGAGTTCATGCAGGTCGAGCGCTTCAGCCACATCATGCACCTCGTGTCGAGTGTCGAGGGGACGATCCGCCCCGGGGCGAGCGCGATCGACGTGTTCCGCGCGACGTTCCCGGCAGGCACGTTGTCGGGTGCGCCGAAGCCGCGTGCGCTCGCGATCATCGACGAGCTCGAACCCGCCCAACGGGGCGTGTACGGCGGCGTCGTCGGCTACTTCGACTTCGCGGGCTCGGCGGACGTGGCGATCGCCATCCGCACGGCGCTGATCCAGGGCGGGGTCGCCCGCGTGCAGGCGGGTGCGGGGCTCGTCGCCGACTCCGACCCGGCCACGGAGCACGTGGAGGCCCAGAACAAGGCCGCGGCGCCGCTGCGCGCCGTCGCGACCGCCAACGCCATGCGGGCGGTCCGGTCGTGA
- the hisI gene encoding phosphoribosyl-AMP cyclohydrolase — translation MADSTSTAVPSPSSTEAVLDRARFGADGLLPAVIQEAATKDVLMLGYMDREALRRTLTEGRVTFWSRSRQEYWRKGDTSGHAQFVRAAAFDCDADTILVTVDQIGAACHTGAHRCFDVDPLAPVVGSAEGTAGTAVARTAAAGGDAADVDAREATGA, via the coding sequence ATGGCCGACAGCACCAGCACCGCAGTACCGTCCCCCTCGTCCACCGAGGCGGTCCTCGACCGCGCCCGCTTCGGGGCCGACGGCCTCCTGCCCGCCGTCATCCAGGAAGCCGCCACCAAGGACGTCCTCATGCTCGGGTACATGGACCGGGAGGCCCTCCGCCGGACCCTGACGGAGGGTCGCGTCACCTTCTGGTCGCGGTCCCGGCAGGAGTACTGGCGCAAGGGCGACACCTCGGGGCACGCGCAGTTCGTCCGAGCGGCGGCGTTCGACTGCGACGCCGACACGATCCTCGTCACCGTCGACCAGATCGGCGCCGCGTGCCACACCGGTGCGCACCGGTGCTTCGACGTCGACCCGCTCGCACCGGTCGTGGGCAGCGCCGAGGGCACGGCCGGCACCGCCGTGGCCCGCACCGCCGCAGCCGGTGGCGACGCGGCCGACGTCGACGCGAGGGAGGCGACCGGTGCCTGA
- the hisF gene encoding imidazole glycerol phosphate synthase subunit HisF — translation MSVAVRVIPCLDVSAGRVVKGVNFLDLQDAGDPVELAARYYEQGADELTFLDVSATVEGRATMYETVTRTAEQVFIPLTVGGGVRSVDDVARLQQCGADKIGVNSAAIARPALVGEIADRFGAQAVVLSLDVKRADRMPSGFVVTTHGGRRETDIDALAWAREAVEHGAGELLVNSIDADGTKAGFDLELVAAMRAVASVPVIASGGAGALEHFAPAIDAGADAVLAASVFHRAEMTIGDVKDALRAAGHAVR, via the coding sequence ATGTCGGTCGCGGTCCGGGTGATCCCGTGCCTCGACGTCTCGGCGGGCCGGGTCGTCAAGGGCGTCAACTTCCTCGACCTGCAGGACGCCGGCGATCCGGTCGAGCTGGCGGCGCGGTACTACGAGCAGGGCGCGGACGAGCTCACGTTCCTCGACGTGTCGGCGACCGTCGAGGGCCGCGCGACCATGTACGAGACCGTCACCCGGACGGCCGAGCAGGTGTTCATCCCGCTCACCGTGGGTGGTGGCGTCCGCAGCGTCGACGACGTCGCCCGTCTCCAGCAGTGCGGCGCGGACAAGATCGGCGTCAACAGCGCGGCGATCGCCCGACCGGCACTCGTCGGCGAGATCGCGGACCGCTTCGGAGCCCAGGCCGTCGTGCTGTCGCTCGACGTCAAGCGCGCCGATCGCATGCCCTCGGGGTTCGTCGTGACCACGCACGGCGGTCGGCGCGAGACCGACATCGACGCCCTCGCCTGGGCGCGGGAGGCCGTGGAGCATGGCGCGGGCGAGCTGCTCGTCAACTCGATCGACGCCGACGGCACGAAGGCGGGCTTCGACCTCGAGCTCGTCGCCGCCATGCGCGCCGTCGCCTCGGTGCCGGTGATCGCGTCGGGAGGCGCGGGCGCGCTCGAGCACTTCGCGCCCGCGATCGACGCCGGGGCCGACGCGGTCCTCGCGGCCAGCGTGTTCCACCGAGCCGAGATGACCATCGGCGACGTCAAGGACGCCCTGCGCGCGGCCGGACACGCCGTACGCTGA
- the hisG gene encoding ATP phosphoribosyltransferase → MLRVAVPNKGSLSETATDMLREAGYAGRRDPKALHLVDERNGVEFFFLRPRDIATYVGSGALDVGITGRDLLLDSGSTASEIEELDFADSTFRFAGPPGRFTELTDLEGVRLATSYPGLVGDFLARHGVTAVLVKLDGAVESAVRLGVADAVADVVSTGSTLRAAGLEIFGPVILESTAVLVTTDESIEGISVLRRRLHGVLVARSYVMLDYDIPSVLLPQATAIATGIESPTVSPLHDPEWSAVRVMIPRADTNPIMDALYELGARAILVSAIHAARL, encoded by the coding sequence ATGCTCCGCGTCGCCGTGCCCAACAAGGGATCCCTGTCCGAGACCGCGACCGACATGCTGCGCGAGGCGGGCTACGCCGGCCGGCGTGACCCGAAGGCGCTCCACCTCGTCGACGAGCGCAACGGGGTCGAGTTCTTCTTCCTCCGCCCACGTGACATCGCGACTTACGTCGGCTCCGGCGCGCTCGACGTCGGGATCACGGGACGCGATCTGCTGCTCGACAGCGGTTCGACGGCCTCGGAGATCGAGGAGCTCGACTTCGCGGACTCCACGTTCCGGTTCGCCGGGCCGCCCGGACGCTTCACGGAGTTGACGGACCTCGAGGGCGTGCGTCTGGCGACGAGCTACCCGGGGCTCGTCGGCGACTTCCTCGCTCGGCACGGGGTGACCGCCGTCCTCGTGAAGCTGGACGGCGCGGTCGAGAGCGCCGTGCGGCTCGGTGTCGCCGACGCGGTGGCCGACGTCGTCTCGACGGGGAGCACGCTGCGCGCCGCGGGACTCGAGATCTTCGGGCCGGTGATCCTCGAGTCCACCGCCGTGCTCGTGACGACGGACGAGTCGATCGAGGGCATCTCCGTGCTGCGACGACGGCTCCACGGTGTGCTGGTGGCCCGGAGCTACGTGATGCTCGACTACGACATCCCGTCCGTGCTCCTGCCCCAGGCCACGGCGATCGCGACCGGGATCGAGTCACCGACCGTGTCGCCCCTGCACGACCCCGAGTGGTCCGCGGTGCGCGTCATGATCCCGCGGGCCGACACGAACCCGATCATGGACGCCCTCTACGAACTCGGTGCGCGCGCGATCCTCGTCAGCGCGATCCACGCCGCGCGACTGTGA
- a CDS encoding phosphoribosyl-ATP diphosphatase, with the protein MKTFDDLFAELSEKARTRPAGSGTVAELDAGVHQIGKKIVEEAAEVWMAAEYEGDARTAEEISQLLYHLQVLLVAKGLTPEDVYEHL; encoded by the coding sequence GTGAAGACGTTCGATGACCTGTTCGCCGAGCTGTCCGAGAAGGCACGGACGCGTCCCGCGGGGTCGGGGACGGTCGCCGAGCTCGACGCCGGCGTCCACCAGATCGGCAAGAAGATCGTCGAGGAGGCCGCCGAGGTGTGGATGGCCGCGGAGTACGAGGGTGACGCACGGACCGCCGAGGAGATCTCCCAGCTCCTGTACCACCTGCAGGTCCTGCTCGTCGCGAAGGGCCTGACCCCCGAGGACGTCTACGAGCATCTGTGA
- the rpe gene encoding ribulose-phosphate 3-epimerase has protein sequence MTIRIAPSILSADFANLERELGRIATADMVHVDVMDNHFVPNLTIGLPVVTRLQQVSPVPLDVHLMVSDADSNAPKYAETGAASVTFHIEAATDPVATAAAIRSNGARAAVAVKPGTDIAPVLDHLDAYDMVLLMTVEPGFGGQAFMPQVMPKLAAARAAVAASGLDVWLEVDGGIALDTVEEAVSNGADTLVAGSAVYGGDPAERIAGLRAAASRVA, from the coding sequence GTGACGATCCGCATCGCGCCCAGCATCCTGTCCGCCGACTTCGCCAACCTGGAGCGGGAGCTCGGGCGGATCGCGACGGCGGACATGGTGCACGTGGACGTCATGGACAACCACTTCGTGCCGAACCTGACGATCGGTCTGCCCGTCGTGACGCGGCTGCAGCAGGTCTCGCCCGTCCCGCTCGACGTGCACCTCATGGTCTCCGACGCCGACAGCAACGCACCGAAGTACGCCGAGACGGGGGCGGCCAGCGTGACGTTCCACATCGAGGCCGCGACGGATCCCGTGGCCACCGCGGCGGCGATCCGGAGCAACGGCGCTCGCGCGGCCGTGGCGGTCAAGCCCGGGACGGACATCGCGCCCGTGCTCGACCACCTCGACGCGTACGACATGGTGTTGCTCATGACCGTCGAGCCGGGATTCGGCGGTCAGGCGTTCATGCCGCAGGTCATGCCGAAGCTCGCCGCCGCCCGCGCGGCGGTCGCGGCGTCCGGTCTCGACGTGTGGCTCGAGGTCGACGGCGGCATCGCGCTCGACACGGTCGAGGAGGCCGTGTCGAACGGCGCCGACACCCTCGTCGCCGGCTCGGCCGTCTACGGCGGGGACCCGGCTGAGCGGATCGCGGGCCTGCGGGCGGCTGCGAGCCGGGTAGCCTGA
- a CDS encoding transcription antitermination factor NusB: MTPTTPEGSGWGNRGAGTSARRVALDVLRAVQADDAYANLLLPVRIRRAGLSARDAGFATELTYGTIRMIGTYDAIIEAASGRQVANIEADVLDVLRLGVHQLVGMRVPSHAAVSQTVDLTRAIGARRASGFVNAVLRKVGGRDADGWDAEITRGLTGDDLLARRWSHPRWVVGALRDALAAERARDELVALLAADNVPAGVTLAALPGLVEPGDVLPDAEAEPPVSPVGVRGVAGDPSRVPAVADGRARVQDEGSQLAALALTRSSAIAPGERWLDLCAGPGGKAALLAAEARVAGATLVANELVPARAGLVRSALERFTETVTVTEGDGRRFGRPGEAGPTAPGSYDRVLLDAPCTGLGALRRRPEARWRKDPEDVSELAVVQAELLDAAVASLAPGGTLAYVTCSPHLAETRGQVDALLARHGDVLEQVDTASVVRSIAARDPQVADGATVQLWPHRIGTDAMFIALLRRR, encoded by the coding sequence GTGACACCCACGACGCCCGAGGGCAGCGGCTGGGGGAACCGCGGTGCGGGGACGAGCGCCCGGCGCGTGGCGCTCGACGTGCTCCGTGCGGTCCAGGCGGACGACGCGTACGCGAACCTGTTGCTCCCGGTCCGCATCCGACGCGCGGGGCTCTCCGCCCGGGACGCCGGCTTCGCGACGGAGCTGACGTACGGCACCATCCGGATGATCGGCACGTACGACGCGATCATCGAGGCGGCGTCCGGGCGCCAGGTCGCGAACATCGAGGCCGACGTGCTCGACGTCCTCCGCCTCGGCGTCCACCAGCTCGTCGGGATGCGCGTGCCGTCCCACGCGGCCGTGTCGCAGACGGTCGACCTCACCCGGGCGATCGGAGCGCGTCGGGCGAGCGGGTTCGTCAACGCCGTGCTCCGGAAGGTCGGTGGGCGCGACGCGGACGGCTGGGACGCCGAGATCACCCGCGGCCTGACGGGCGACGACCTGCTCGCGAGGCGCTGGTCACACCCGCGCTGGGTCGTCGGTGCCCTCCGCGACGCCCTCGCCGCCGAGCGCGCCCGCGACGAGCTCGTCGCCCTGCTCGCGGCCGACAACGTGCCGGCCGGTGTGACCCTGGCGGCGCTGCCCGGGCTCGTCGAACCCGGCGACGTGTTGCCGGATGCCGAGGCGGAGCCTCCCGTCTCGCCGGTCGGGGTCCGCGGAGTCGCCGGGGACCCGTCGCGGGTCCCTGCGGTCGCCGACGGCCGAGCGCGGGTGCAGGACGAGGGGTCGCAGCTCGCGGCGCTCGCGTTGACCCGCTCGTCGGCCATCGCTCCGGGGGAGCGTTGGCTCGACCTCTGCGCCGGCCCGGGCGGCAAGGCCGCGCTGCTCGCCGCGGAGGCCCGGGTCGCCGGCGCCACGCTCGTCGCCAACGAGCTCGTCCCGGCGCGTGCGGGACTCGTCCGATCGGCGCTCGAACGCTTCACCGAGACCGTGACGGTCACCGAAGGCGACGGCCGCCGGTTCGGACGCCCGGGGGAGGCCGGACCGACCGCGCCGGGCAGCTACGACCGCGTCCTGCTCGACGCGCCGTGCACGGGCCTCGGCGCCCTCCGTCGTCGACCGGAGGCGCGATGGCGGAAGGACCCGGAGGACGTCTCGGAGCTCGCGGTGGTGCAGGCGGAACTGCTGGACGCCGCCGTCGCGTCGCTCGCACCGGGCGGCACGCTCGCGTACGTGACGTGCTCGCCACACCTCGCCGAGACCCGTGGGCAGGTGGACGCGCTCCTCGCCCGGCACGGCGACGTCCTCGAGCAGGTCGACACGGCCTCCGTGGTGCGGAGCATCGCCGCTCGGGACCCGCAGGTCGCCGACGGCGCCACCGTCCAGCTCTGGCCGCACCGCATCGGCACGGACGCGATGTTCATCGCCCTCCTGCGTCGGCGCTGA
- a CDS encoding methionyl-tRNA formyltransferase yields MRLVVAGSPAAAVPTLRRLAATDHEIVAVLTRPPTPQGRKRVLTPTPVAVAAEELGLPVITASRVDADVTERLRLLGPDLGVIVAYGALLRRAALDVPRHGWLNLHFSSLPAFRGAAPVQRAVMAGERSTAATVFRLVEELDAGPVYASEPFPIGPDATAGEVLAAMAETGAELVARVVDHVAAGRAVGVAQVGEPTTAPKTTSADGHVAFDRPAAVVHAHVRGVTPEPGAYAYLGATRVKLLRTARTTPTTRPAGLVTTTEELAPGALGLVGGALRVGTATEPLELLEVQPAGGRPMPGASWARGLGDLTSAVLA; encoded by the coding sequence ATGCGTCTCGTCGTCGCGGGCAGCCCCGCAGCCGCCGTCCCCACTCTCCGTCGCCTCGCCGCGACGGACCACGAGATCGTCGCCGTCCTGACCCGGCCTCCGACGCCGCAGGGCCGCAAGCGCGTGCTCACCCCGACCCCGGTCGCGGTCGCCGCCGAGGAACTCGGGCTCCCCGTGATCACGGCGTCCCGCGTGGACGCCGACGTCACGGAGCGACTCCGTCTCCTCGGACCGGACCTCGGCGTCATCGTCGCGTACGGTGCGTTGCTCCGTCGTGCCGCGCTCGACGTCCCGCGACACGGCTGGCTCAACCTGCACTTCTCGTCGCTCCCGGCTTTCCGGGGCGCTGCGCCCGTCCAGCGCGCCGTCATGGCGGGCGAGCGGTCGACCGCGGCGACCGTGTTCCGCCTCGTCGAGGAGCTCGACGCCGGACCGGTGTACGCCTCCGAGCCGTTCCCGATCGGGCCCGACGCGACGGCCGGCGAGGTCCTCGCCGCCATGGCCGAGACGGGCGCCGAGCTCGTCGCGCGCGTCGTCGACCACGTCGCGGCGGGCCGTGCGGTCGGCGTCGCGCAGGTGGGCGAACCCACCACGGCTCCGAAGACGACCTCCGCCGACGGCCACGTCGCCTTCGACCGTCCGGCTGCGGTCGTGCACGCCCACGTGCGCGGGGTGACGCCGGAACCGGGCGCGTACGCCTACCTCGGTGCCACGCGGGTCAAGCTGCTCCGGACCGCCCGCACGACACCGACGACACGGCCGGCAGGCCTGGTGACGACGACCGAGGAGCTCGCACCCGGTGCGCTCGGGCTGGTCGGCGGCGCGCTCCGTGTGGGCACCGCGACCGAGCCGCTCGAGCTCCTCGAGGTGCAGCCGGCCGGTGGGCGTCCGATGCCCGGCGCGTCGTGGGCCCGCGGTCTCGGGGACCTCACGTCGGCGGTGCTCGCGTGA
- a CDS encoding primosomal protein N', which yields MPTVEAAAAPAGAASPASATPRIARVVLDSPLPQLDRLFDYRIPDAMREACLPGVRVRVPLRTGARIADAFVVEVATEGSFPGDLSPLEEVVSPVPVLAPEVWRLARAVADRAAGVASDVLRLAVPPRQVRAEKAFLAGDTTTVPPVVTAPVVTAYPEGRVEALLEDGGRAAMTAIAHPVRLPDDSWVDGWARTFAEAAARVLASERTAILVVPDFRDLAEVERAVAAFVPAERVVRFDARQTNGQRARALLTARSGPVVVVGNRAAVYAPAERLGLLAVWDDGDPSFVEQRAPYVHTRDAVLLRTAQSGAALLLAAHARSTDVQRLVELGWLDDVRPVRAVVPRVVPTAQQTSAEGWAAHARIPSAAWRAAREASRTGPVLVQVASPGFATGLVCADCGDRARCPRCGGPLGRATSSGVPQCRWCGALAVGYRCPTCQGSTLRPVGHGAQRTADELGRAFPGTRIVVADGARPVDEVDDRPAVVVATRGAEPSTPGGYACVLLLDGERMLAREGLRVAEDVLRVWANAAARTARGGTTFLVGVGGRLATAMATWRLEVPAHDELADRRVLHFPPAVRVATLTGTDEAVAAAVEALGDALVGPVLGPVAVDDPVPGTVRTIVRFPYAHGTEVAATLKAEVIRRSSTRRVLPGGNRRRAAPTLRVRLDDVEPFSEGP from the coding sequence GTGCCGACGGTCGAGGCCGCGGCGGCGCCCGCGGGCGCGGCCTCGCCCGCGTCCGCGACCCCGCGGATCGCACGCGTCGTCCTCGACTCACCGCTCCCGCAGCTCGACCGGTTGTTCGACTACCGCATCCCGGACGCGATGCGCGAGGCGTGCCTCCCGGGTGTCCGGGTGCGCGTCCCGCTCCGCACGGGCGCCCGGATCGCGGACGCCTTCGTCGTCGAGGTCGCCACCGAAGGCTCGTTCCCCGGCGACCTCAGTCCGCTCGAGGAGGTCGTGTCGCCCGTCCCCGTCCTGGCGCCGGAGGTCTGGCGGCTGGCGCGCGCCGTCGCGGACCGCGCGGCGGGGGTGGCGAGCGACGTCCTCCGGTTGGCGGTGCCACCGCGTCAGGTCCGCGCCGAGAAGGCGTTCCTCGCAGGGGACACCACGACGGTGCCGCCGGTCGTCACCGCGCCGGTGGTGACGGCGTACCCGGAGGGCCGCGTGGAGGCCCTGCTCGAGGACGGCGGTCGCGCCGCGATGACCGCGATCGCGCATCCGGTGCGGCTGCCGGACGACTCCTGGGTGGACGGGTGGGCGCGCACCTTCGCCGAGGCGGCGGCCCGGGTGCTCGCGTCGGAGCGGACCGCGATCCTCGTGGTGCCGGACTTCCGGGATCTCGCCGAGGTCGAGCGCGCCGTCGCCGCCTTCGTCCCCGCGGAGCGTGTGGTGCGGTTCGACGCGCGGCAGACGAACGGGCAGCGCGCCCGCGCACTCCTGACGGCCCGGTCGGGTCCGGTCGTCGTGGTCGGCAACCGCGCGGCGGTGTACGCACCGGCCGAGCGCCTCGGGTTGCTCGCCGTCTGGGACGACGGCGACCCCTCGTTCGTCGAGCAACGCGCTCCCTACGTGCACACCCGTGACGCCGTGCTGCTCCGGACCGCGCAGTCGGGGGCGGCCCTGCTGCTCGCAGCGCACGCGCGGAGCACCGACGTCCAGCGTCTGGTCGAACTCGGGTGGCTCGACGACGTCCGGCCCGTCCGCGCGGTCGTCCCGCGCGTGGTGCCGACCGCGCAGCAGACGTCCGCGGAGGGCTGGGCCGCGCACGCCCGGATCCCGTCCGCGGCCTGGCGTGCGGCACGCGAGGCCAGCCGTACCGGTCCCGTGCTCGTGCAGGTGGCGAGTCCGGGGTTCGCGACGGGGCTCGTGTGTGCCGACTGCGGCGACCGGGCCCGCTGTCCGCGGTGCGGGGGACCCCTCGGCCGGGCGACGTCGTCCGGCGTGCCGCAGTGTCGCTGGTGCGGGGCCCTGGCGGTCGGGTACCGGTGTCCCACCTGCCAGGGGTCCACGCTCCGTCCGGTCGGCCACGGCGCGCAGCGCACCGCGGACGAGCTGGGACGGGCGTTCCCCGGGACGCGGATCGTCGTCGCCGACGGCGCCCGTCCGGTGGACGAGGTCGACGACCGACCCGCCGTCGTGGTCGCGACCCGCGGCGCCGAACCGTCGACGCCCGGCGGGTACGCGTGCGTCCTCCTGCTCGACGGCGAGCGCATGCTCGCCCGCGAAGGCCTGCGCGTCGCCGAGGACGTCCTCCGGGTCTGGGCGAACGCGGCGGCCCGGACGGCGCGCGGCGGCACGACGTTCCTCGTCGGCGTCGGCGGACGGCTGGCGACGGCGATGGCCACGTGGCGGCTCGAGGTCCCGGCGCACGACGAGCTCGCCGACCGCCGGGTCCTGCACTTCCCGCCCGCCGTCCGCGTGGCGACGCTGACCGGGACGGACGAGGCGGTGGCCGCCGCGGTCGAGGCGCTCGGCGACGCCCTCGTCGGGCCCGTGCTCGGTCCGGTGGCCGTCGACGACCCCGTACCCGGGACGGTCCGGACGATCGTGCGGTTCCCGTACGCGCACGGCACCGAGGTCGCGGCGACGCTCAAGGCCGAGGTGATCCGGCGGTCGTCGACCCGTCGGGTGCTGCCCGGGGGCAACCGTCGCCGCGCCGCACCTACACTCAGGGTGCGGCTCGACGACGTCGAACCGTTCTCCGAGGGCCCCTGA
- the metK gene encoding methionine adenosyltransferase, whose translation MTSALRLFTSESVTEGHPDKICDQISDRILDALLTVDPHARVAVETLVTTGLVHVAGEVTTAGYVDIPTIVRDVITGIGYDSSEVSFDGHTCGVEVSIGSQSPDIAQGVDDALEARTGATDPLDRQGAGDQGIMFGYATNETPEYMPVAIWIAHRLAERLAAVRKSGELPYLRPDGKTQVTIGYDGVTPRTVETVVLSTQHAPTVSLEQLTVDITARVIRPVLDTVALDSSAVDVIVNPTGRFEIGGPQGDAGLTGRKVIVDTYGGASRHGGGAFSGKDPSKVDRSAAYALRWVAKNAVAAGLADRLEVQVAYAIGRAAPVGLYVESFGTGHVDDAVIVDAIRAVFDLRPAAIIRDLDLLRPTYAATATYGHFGRELPGFTWEALDRVEALRVAAGLVTAGV comes from the coding sequence GTGACGTCCGCACTTCGCCTCTTCACCTCCGAGTCGGTCACCGAGGGGCACCCGGACAAGATCTGTGACCAGATCTCGGACCGCATCCTCGACGCGCTCCTGACCGTCGACCCCCACGCCCGAGTCGCGGTGGAGACCCTCGTGACGACCGGTCTCGTGCACGTCGCGGGCGAGGTCACGACTGCCGGCTACGTCGACATCCCCACGATCGTGCGCGACGTCATCACCGGCATCGGGTACGACTCGTCCGAGGTCAGCTTCGACGGCCACACCTGCGGGGTCGAGGTCTCGATCGGCTCGCAGTCGCCCGACATCGCGCAGGGCGTCGACGACGCGCTCGAGGCCCGGACGGGCGCGACGGATCCGCTCGATCGCCAGGGTGCCGGTGACCAGGGCATCATGTTCGGCTACGCGACGAACGAGACGCCCGAGTACATGCCGGTCGCCATCTGGATCGCACACCGGCTCGCCGAGCGCCTCGCCGCGGTCCGCAAATCGGGCGAGCTGCCGTACCTCCGACCCGACGGCAAGACGCAGGTCACGATCGGGTACGACGGCGTGACGCCGCGGACCGTCGAGACCGTCGTGCTGTCGACCCAGCACGCGCCGACCGTGTCGCTCGAGCAACTCACCGTCGACATCACGGCCCGGGTGATCCGCCCCGTGCTCGACACGGTCGCGCTGGACTCGAGCGCCGTGGACGTCATCGTGAACCCGACCGGCCGCTTCGAGATCGGCGGTCCCCAGGGCGACGCGGGGCTGACGGGTCGCAAGGTCATCGTGGACACCTACGGCGGCGCCTCGCGGCACGGTGGTGGTGCCTTCAGCGGCAAGGACCCGTCGAAGGTGGACCGCTCGGCCGCGTACGCCCTGCGGTGGGTCGCGAAGAACGCGGTGGCCGCCGGTCTCGCCGACCGGCTCGAGGTCCAGGTCGCCTACGCGATCGGCCGCGCCGCCCCGGTCGGGCTGTACGTCGAGTCCTTCGGGACCGGCCACGTGGACGACGCCGTGATCGTCGACGCCATCCGGGCGGTCTTCGACCTGCGGCCCGCGGCGATCATCCGCGACCTCGACCTGCTCCGCCCCACGTACGCCGCGACGGCGACCTACGGACACTTCGGTCGGGAGCTCCCCGGGTTCACCTGGGAGGCCCTCGACCGTGTCGAGGCGCTGCGGGTCGCCGCCGGCCTCGTGACGGCCGGGGTCTGA
- the rpoZ gene encoding DNA-directed RNA polymerase subunit omega gives MADRSQGIIDPPIDDLLAKVESKYALVIFASKRARQINDYYADLHEGSLFDNVGPLVDSTIDDKPLSVALHEINENKLTATPQTPDA, from the coding sequence ATGGCCGACCGTTCCCAGGGCATCATCGATCCGCCCATCGACGACCTGCTCGCCAAGGTCGAGTCGAAGTACGCGCTCGTCATCTTCGCGTCGAAGCGTGCGCGGCAGATCAACGACTACTACGCCGACCTGCACGAGGGCAGCCTGTTCGACAACGTCGGCCCGCTCGTCGACTCGACCATCGACGACAAGCCGCTGTCGGTCGCGCTCCACGAGATCAACGAGAACAAGCTGACTGCCACGCCGCAGACGCCCGACGCCTGA